A genomic window from Acinetobacter chinensis includes:
- the epmA gene encoding EF-P lysine aminoacylase EpmA, which yields MSESVNYQPTCDLKALKARAKMYAQLRQFFAERNVLEVETPVLSQAGVTDVHLASVQAQRHVKGKKQTHYLQTSPEFAMKRLLASGSGAIYQICKVFRDDEHGRKHNSEFTMLEWYRPAFSLKDLMLEVTDLLNVVLVDRFGEVRPTVLSYKHAFMDRLDLNPLQATLKELKDACHRVGLNLDLGDDRLGYIDLLFSHMVEPSLGFDTPVFLTDFPPEMASLAKTRIDEDSELVAARFELYIEGLELANAYDELIDADVLRGRFEADNAEREKLGLHVMPIDEYLLVALPNMPECSGIALGIDRLLMVVTNQMKLEKVVSFTADVS from the coding sequence ATGAGTGAATCTGTAAATTATCAGCCGACCTGTGATTTAAAAGCTTTAAAAGCTCGTGCAAAAATGTATGCACAGCTTCGTCAGTTTTTTGCGGAACGTAATGTTTTAGAGGTGGAAACGCCTGTACTTTCGCAAGCAGGCGTGACCGATGTGCATCTGGCTTCTGTGCAGGCACAGAGACATGTAAAAGGCAAAAAACAAACCCATTATTTGCAGACCTCTCCTGAATTTGCCATGAAGCGTTTGCTTGCGAGTGGCAGTGGGGCGATTTACCAGATCTGTAAAGTATTCCGTGATGATGAGCATGGGCGTAAGCACAACAGTGAATTCACTATGCTGGAATGGTATCGACCTGCATTTTCATTGAAAGATTTGATGCTGGAAGTGACAGATTTACTCAATGTAGTTCTAGTCGATCGTTTTGGTGAAGTTCGTCCAACAGTTTTGAGTTATAAACATGCCTTTATGGATCGTCTGGATTTAAATCCATTGCAAGCGACTTTAAAAGAGTTAAAAGATGCCTGTCACCGTGTCGGTTTAAATCTGGATCTGGGCGATGATCGTTTGGGTTATATCGACCTTTTATTCTCTCACATGGTTGAGCCAAGTTTAGGTTTTGATACCCCCGTATTTTTAACCGATTTTCCACCTGAAATGGCGTCACTGGCTAAAACCCGTATAGATGAAGATAGTGAACTGGTTGCGGCACGTTTTGAGTTGTATATCGAAGGATTGGAGCTTGCTAATGCTTATGATGAATTGATTGACGCTGATGTTTTACGTGGGCGTTTTGAAGCGGATAATGCAGAGCGTGAAAAATTAGGCTTGCATGTGATGCCGATAGATGAGTATCTACTCGTAGCCTTGCCAAATATGCCTGAATGTTCTGGGATAGCCTTGGGGATTGATCGTTTGTTGATGGTTGTGACTAATCAAATGAAGCTGGAAAAGGTGGTGAGTTTTACAGCGGATGTGTCGTAA
- a CDS encoding 4-phosphoerythronate dehydrogenase — protein MKIVADENLAFTEYFFAEFGNIHQAAGRTLTQKDVHDAEALLVRSVTKVNNQLIEKTQLKFVGSATIGTDHLDISALEKQQIAWSNAAGCNAQAVAEYVITVLLHIDPEFLDQGKQFTLGIIGLGNVGSRLAYMAQLLGWNVIGYDPFVQRENIHQVELEELLKNSDAITTHVPLTHEGEYPTYHLINAETLTMMKPETILINSARGAVVEEAALIQDILQTKRKVVLDVFEHEPEISQRLLDLITIVTPHIAGYSLEGKARGTQMIYEAFCKTFDYPAHKKFESQLPACAQYFYGNSIKQTLKHHLSEIYDISNDDFNLRECLKDGKVDQKAFDHLRKTYPLRREWAAHGGPKA, from the coding sequence ATGAAAATTGTGGCTGATGAAAATCTGGCTTTTACCGAGTATTTTTTTGCGGAATTTGGCAATATTCATCAGGCAGCAGGGCGGACACTGACTCAAAAAGATGTCCATGATGCAGAAGCATTATTGGTACGTTCAGTCACAAAAGTAAATAATCAACTGATTGAAAAGACACAATTAAAATTTGTTGGCAGTGCCACTATAGGCACAGATCATCTGGATATATCTGCATTGGAAAAACAGCAGATTGCCTGGTCAAATGCAGCAGGATGTAATGCTCAGGCGGTTGCAGAATATGTGATTACTGTATTATTACATATCGACCCTGAATTTTTAGATCAAGGAAAACAATTCACTTTAGGAATTATTGGTCTTGGAAATGTCGGTTCACGTTTAGCTTATATGGCTCAGCTTTTGGGCTGGAACGTCATTGGCTATGATCCATTTGTACAGCGCGAGAATATTCACCAGGTCGAACTGGAAGAATTATTAAAAAACTCAGATGCAATTACAACACATGTTCCATTAACACATGAGGGTGAATACCCAACTTATCATTTGATCAATGCTGAAACTCTGACAATGATGAAGCCTGAGACGATTTTGATAAATTCAGCACGTGGTGCTGTGGTTGAGGAAGCTGCTTTAATTCAGGATATTCTTCAGACAAAACGTAAAGTCGTACTCGATGTTTTTGAACATGAACCTGAGATTTCACAGCGCTTACTTGATTTAATTACCATTGTCACACCACATATTGCAGGCTACAGCCTGGAAGGTAAGGCACGTGGGACACAAATGATCTATGAAGCCTTTTGCAAAACTTTTGATTATCCTGCGCATAAAAAGTTTGAGTCACAACTTCCTGCATGTGCCCAATATTTTTATGGAAACAGCATTAAACAAACCTTGAAGCATCATTTGTCTGAAATTTATGATATTTCCAATGATGATTTTAATCTGCGCGAGTGTTTAAAGGATGGCAAAGTAGATCAGAAAGCATTTGATCATTTAAGAAAAACCTATCCTTTACGCCGTGAATGGGCAGCGCACGGAGGTCCTAAAGCATGA
- a CDS encoding OmpA family protein encodes MSLINLINSMILILVSFLGITGTSMAAQPVIISGVVADEMTKQSILQKARAVYGEQVVDRIQVKSRVSTPVGWTESVSRVIQPELKKVSQGKLTVQGTQLELSGKVQTQHDILPVTSAVQSQLQSPYLLKTALSVQEGEQKIVDDALADRIVEFESGSAILTESGMQILNEMAMALNRVQNKNIRITGHTDSSGNLQKNNQLSLERANTVKIYLISKDIAAVRLSTVGVGAAQPVADNTTPDGRKKNRRIQFEVL; translated from the coding sequence ATGAGTCTGATCAATTTAATTAACAGTATGATTTTAATCCTGGTCTCTTTTTTAGGGATCACAGGCACTTCAATGGCTGCTCAACCTGTCATTATTTCAGGTGTGGTTGCAGATGAAATGACAAAGCAATCTATTTTACAGAAAGCCAGAGCTGTTTATGGTGAACAGGTCGTTGACCGCATTCAGGTTAAATCCAGGGTCAGTACACCTGTGGGCTGGACTGAGTCTGTAAGTCGTGTCATTCAACCTGAACTGAAAAAAGTCAGTCAGGGCAAACTGACAGTGCAGGGAACTCAGCTTGAGCTTTCAGGCAAAGTACAGACGCAGCATGATATTCTTCCTGTGACTTCTGCTGTGCAGTCTCAGTTGCAAAGTCCCTATCTGTTAAAAACAGCTCTTTCGGTTCAGGAAGGGGAGCAAAAAATTGTGGATGATGCACTTGCAGACAGAATTGTGGAATTTGAGTCTGGAAGTGCCATATTAACTGAATCAGGCATGCAGATCCTGAATGAAATGGCAATGGCTTTAAATCGTGTACAGAATAAAAATATTCGAATTACTGGGCACACAGACAGTTCGGGAAATCTACAGAAAAACAATCAGCTGAGTCTTGAACGTGCCAATACAGTGAAAATATATCTGATATCCAAAGATATAGCAGCTGTGCGTTTAAGTACGGTTGGGGTCGGAGCTGCTCAGCCGGTTGCTGATAACACGACACCGGATGGGCGTAAAAAGAATCGCAGAATTCAGTTCGAAGTTCTTTAA
- the tagF gene encoding type VI secretion system-associated protein TagF, whose product MQQLKSLPLYFGKSPAWGDFLKSKGQSALVQVLDLWLTESLETAMTMPLFTQAYKHLPSVDFFIANPEDEMFLIANLIASEDSSGRQFPMVIGHLLNVQNPWENLQWSLFQYKPVLMELYQKNRILRSIKDPDMLLNKLSKISKEITAYTDFKVRNFYEQHTLYSFADLLKMQVTTLVQHMLALGLLLQPVQKYGTGRLKKVLYCPGLNAMYVHEAAAFWCSLITMFLAGQDAELLSGIIHADEPIMLFGFQGADITVLSDILIQDLQNERWISIAESAWIDAYIEQNAGLAALEQSLNERQLSLTQALKLFRQYFIEEQI is encoded by the coding sequence ATGCAGCAGTTAAAATCATTACCTCTGTATTTTGGAAAAAGTCCGGCATGGGGGGATTTCCTGAAATCAAAAGGTCAGTCAGCACTGGTTCAGGTACTGGATCTGTGGTTAACAGAGTCTTTGGAAACAGCCATGACGATGCCCTTATTTACGCAGGCTTATAAGCATTTGCCATCAGTGGATTTTTTTATCGCCAATCCTGAGGATGAAATGTTTTTGATCGCCAATCTGATCGCGAGTGAGGACAGTTCAGGGCGTCAGTTTCCCATGGTTATTGGACATTTACTGAATGTGCAGAATCCCTGGGAGAATCTGCAATGGTCACTGTTCCAGTATAAGCCGGTACTGATGGAGCTCTATCAGAAAAACCGTATTCTGAGAAGTATTAAAGACCCGGATATGCTGTTGAATAAACTGAGTAAAATAAGTAAGGAAATTACGGCTTATACAGATTTCAAGGTCAGAAATTTTTATGAACAGCATACTCTGTATTCATTTGCAGATTTACTGAAAATGCAGGTCACTACACTGGTTCAGCATATGCTTGCACTTGGACTGCTGCTGCAGCCTGTTCAGAAATATGGTACAGGACGCCTGAAAAAAGTACTTTACTGCCCTGGATTGAATGCAATGTACGTGCATGAAGCCGCAGCATTCTGGTGCAGTCTGATTACCATGTTTCTGGCAGGTCAGGATGCTGAGTTACTGTCGGGAATTATTCATGCTGATGAGCCGATCATGTTATTTGGCTTTCAGGGGGCAGATATTACTGTTCTCAGCGATATTCTGATCCAGGATTTGCAGAATGAGCGATGGATTTCAATCGCTGAATCAGCATGGATTGACGCTTATATTGAGCAGAATGCAGGTCTGGCAGCATTGGAACAGTCACTGAATGAGCGACAGTTGAGTCTGACTCAGGCTTTAAAATTATTCCGTCAGTATTTTATAGAAGAACAAATATGA
- the tssM gene encoding type VI secretion system membrane subunit TssM — translation MYIILGYLWQYTTNPKAIIALSIFVALISSYTAMPRKVFILLLVVYFTGLISYGVFWFVQRKMHEKKGDVLAEAIERNSGAEQDNKEELQQIHQQMKDSIRLIRKSRLGDKKGNAALYELPWYMVIGNPAAGKSSAVFNSGLNFPFENSHKKMKTGSLSGTRSCDWFFSTEGVLLDTAGRYSVYTEDHSEWLGFLNLLKKNRPGTPVNGLILVVSIAELISQSPEKTLKLAKSLRARIQDLTEQLEVFAPVYLVFTKMDLVAGFAEFFECYEPEEFDQVWGATLSYLPDSSQKAVEQFEQQYNFLYDGLKSVSTTHLSRRHAQNISPGVMTFPLEFKTLKPVLKSFIGTLFEENPYQFKPVFRGFYFTSALQEGRIESPTTQQIVQEFQLSQSAESGFIPVINNTAPNHGYFLKGLFSEIILKDKHLVKQHINPVFKRRRYITFITALLTVSILLGAWIWSARNNQMLIADVQSDLEKAVQLQNSGQQSLNSQFGALLILQERLQQLDAFEKDRSVQFSLGLYQGQNLRQKLQKEYLNGIRQLILQPSQQNMATYLQQLKNNEATLKQHHVNVQIQQTESGKVQYMMPSESNPQDGYNALKAYLMLSNPQYMDAAHLGDQVTRFWRIWLEAQGQAQSAEQLAKAEQILSYAMTLTTVEGFPVLESDARLVDQSRQLLLSVIQGTPARDRVYNEIKMRAAVRFPVLTIGQIVGNDHKSLVMGGYALPGIFTHQAWSDYVEKAIEDAANKPIDSKDWVLNSHQSDDLTFGGSPEQIKKQLTQLYKQEYILQWRKFLNAVHYAKGTDFIQQATYLNAMGEPQSSPLRSLMDRVAKETSWDNPVVQAELAVPQAGFIAWFKRKILGQNSGDLAVQRAMTQSQGVISQEFQMFYQLVRKRDDQQNKSLLDEYLLNFSQVRSKVNDLKSMGDIGPGAVALVKQTINDQTSVFNLTEKTVSEKLSTGMNPVDQQLLQKLLVKPLTQTFESLLAPAQDEINKLWQMQAYQPFTQTISQKYPFFATATVQATSQEIGQVFGESGSISRFVKEILDPLIIRRGYTISSRTWKDMGIVLNPQFVAAFQNYVAPANGVATGELSQLNAPKSVSQSSFQFFPLQNPQLVSYTVDIDGQRMIYENGIQQWVNFIWPNPGAIPGVRITAVSVDGQTHTVVDEPGEYGINRLIDSAQRKAVNGGFEMTWTDKQNPEYAVKMNFRLISGNTGSSVGSGRGYAGLQLVDKVTLNKGVMTVTASPTPVAASVPKQETTVEPAQMTVKPS, via the coding sequence ATGTATATCATTCTGGGGTACCTGTGGCAGTACACAACTAATCCAAAAGCCATTATTGCACTGTCGATTTTTGTTGCACTTATCTCTTCATATACGGCAATGCCGCGTAAAGTTTTTATACTTCTGCTTGTTGTTTATTTTACAGGCTTGATTTCTTATGGTGTTTTCTGGTTTGTACAGCGAAAAATGCATGAAAAGAAAGGAGACGTTTTAGCTGAAGCAATAGAAAGAAACTCGGGTGCTGAACAGGATAACAAAGAAGAATTACAGCAGATTCATCAACAGATGAAAGACTCCATCAGGCTGATACGAAAATCCAGACTGGGGGATAAAAAGGGTAATGCCGCATTGTATGAACTTCCCTGGTATATGGTGATCGGTAATCCTGCTGCGGGTAAAAGTTCAGCGGTTTTTAATTCAGGATTGAATTTTCCTTTTGAAAACAGCCATAAAAAAATGAAAACAGGAAGTCTGAGTGGAACCCGTAGTTGTGACTGGTTTTTTTCAACCGAAGGGGTTTTACTGGATACGGCAGGGCGGTATTCCGTGTATACAGAAGATCACTCAGAATGGCTGGGATTTCTGAATTTATTGAAAAAAAACAGACCAGGTACTCCTGTCAACGGATTAATTCTGGTTGTCAGCATAGCCGAGCTGATCAGTCAAAGCCCTGAAAAGACATTAAAACTGGCCAAAAGTCTCCGTGCAAGGATTCAGGATCTGACTGAACAACTGGAGGTTTTTGCACCGGTTTATCTTGTATTTACAAAAATGGATCTGGTCGCAGGTTTTGCAGAATTTTTTGAATGCTATGAGCCGGAGGAATTTGATCAGGTCTGGGGTGCAACTTTGAGTTATTTACCAGATTCATCACAGAAAGCTGTGGAACAGTTCGAGCAGCAATACAATTTTCTTTATGACGGTTTAAAAAGTGTCAGTACCACACATCTTAGCCGTAGACATGCTCAGAACATTTCACCAGGAGTCATGACCTTTCCTTTAGAGTTTAAAACGCTTAAACCCGTACTGAAATCTTTTATCGGGACACTGTTCGAAGAAAATCCTTATCAGTTCAAACCTGTGTTCCGTGGTTTTTATTTTACCAGTGCTTTGCAGGAAGGACGGATTGAGAGTCCAACCACTCAGCAGATTGTGCAGGAATTTCAGCTGAGTCAGAGTGCAGAATCAGGTTTCATACCTGTAATAAATAATACTGCACCAAATCATGGTTATTTTTTGAAAGGTCTGTTTTCAGAAATTATTCTGAAAGATAAACATCTGGTGAAACAGCATATAAATCCCGTGTTTAAGCGGAGACGTTATATCACCTTTATCACTGCACTGTTGACAGTCTCGATACTGCTTGGTGCATGGATCTGGTCTGCCCGTAATAATCAGATGCTGATCGCAGATGTTCAGTCTGATCTGGAAAAAGCTGTTCAGTTACAGAACAGTGGTCAGCAGTCTTTAAACAGCCAGTTTGGAGCTTTGCTGATTTTGCAGGAGCGTTTGCAGCAGCTTGATGCTTTTGAAAAAGATCGCTCAGTACAGTTCAGTCTGGGGCTTTATCAGGGGCAGAACCTGAGGCAAAAACTTCAGAAAGAATATTTAAATGGTATCCGTCAGCTGATACTGCAACCCTCTCAGCAGAATATGGCAACGTATTTGCAGCAATTAAAAAATAATGAAGCAACGTTAAAACAGCATCATGTCAATGTTCAGATTCAGCAGACCGAATCAGGAAAAGTACAGTATATGATGCCTTCAGAAAGTAATCCGCAGGATGGTTACAATGCGCTGAAAGCTTATCTGATGTTAAGTAATCCTCAGTATATGGATGCAGCACATCTGGGAGATCAGGTCACACGCTTCTGGAGAATCTGGCTTGAAGCCCAGGGACAGGCACAGAGTGCAGAGCAGTTGGCTAAAGCTGAACAGATTTTATCTTATGCCATGACATTGACGACTGTTGAAGGTTTTCCTGTCCTGGAGTCAGATGCCCGACTGGTGGATCAGTCCAGACAGCTACTGTTATCTGTGATACAGGGTACACCTGCCCGTGATCGGGTTTATAACGAAATTAAAATGCGTGCGGCTGTCCGTTTTCCTGTGTTGACTATTGGGCAGATTGTAGGAAATGATCATAAATCACTGGTGATGGGAGGTTATGCTTTACCGGGTATCTTTACGCACCAGGCCTGGAGCGACTACGTTGAAAAAGCGATTGAGGACGCAGCAAATAAGCCGATAGATTCGAAAGACTGGGTTTTAAACAGTCATCAGTCAGATGATCTGACCTTTGGTGGCAGTCCCGAACAGATTAAAAAACAACTGACCCAACTGTATAAGCAGGAATATATTCTGCAATGGAGGAAATTCCTGAACGCGGTACATTATGCCAAAGGGACGGATTTTATACAGCAGGCAACATACCTGAATGCAATGGGAGAGCCACAGTCTTCTCCATTACGGAGCCTGATGGATAGAGTAGCAAAAGAAACCAGCTGGGATAACCCTGTTGTTCAGGCTGAACTGGCAGTCCCTCAGGCGGGTTTTATTGCATGGTTTAAACGTAAAATTTTAGGACAGAACAGTGGTGATCTTGCTGTTCAAAGAGCAATGACTCAGTCACAGGGCGTTATTTCTCAGGAATTTCAGATGTTTTATCAGCTTGTCCGTAAACGGGATGATCAACAGAATAAATCATTACTGGATGAGTATTTACTGAATTTTTCTCAGGTGCGAAGCAAAGTCAATGATCTGAAAAGTATGGGAGATATTGGACCTGGTGCTGTTGCACTGGTGAAACAGACCATCAATGATCAGACATCCGTCTTTAATCTGACTGAAAAAACAGTATCAGAGAAACTGTCCACCGGAATGAATCCGGTAGATCAGCAACTGTTACAGAAACTGCTGGTCAAACCTCTAACTCAGACATTTGAAAGTCTGCTGGCACCAGCTCAGGATGAAATTAATAAACTGTGGCAAATGCAGGCTTATCAGCCATTTACACAAACCATCAGCCAGAAATATCCCTTTTTTGCCACGGCAACAGTACAGGCGACCAGTCAGGAAATTGGGCAGGTTTTTGGCGAAAGTGGCAGTATTTCAAGATTTGTCAAAGAAATACTGGACCCTTTGATCATTCGCAGAGGTTACACCATCAGTTCCAGAACATGGAAAGATATGGGAATTGTGCTTAACCCGCAGTTTGTCGCAGCTTTTCAGAATTATGTCGCACCTGCAAATGGCGTGGCAACGGGGGAGTTGAGTCAACTGAATGCGCCTAAGTCTGTGAGTCAGTCGAGTTTTCAGTTCTTTCCCTTACAGAATCCTCAGCTTGTGTCTTATACCGTGGATATTGATGGTCAAAGAATGATTTATGAAAATGGAATTCAGCAATGGGTCAACTTTATCTGGCCAAATCCAGGAGCAATTCCAGGCGTCAGGATTACAGCAGTCAGTGTGGATGGTCAGACGCATACCGTTGTGGATGAACCCGGTGAATATGGCATTAACCGTTTAATAGATTCAGCACAGCGTAAAGCAGTGAATGGCGGTTTTGAAATGACATGGACGGATAAACAGAATCCGGAATATGCGGTGAAAATGAATTTCAGATTAATCAGTGGAAATACAGGAAGTTCAGTTGGTTCGGGACGGGGTTATGCAGGGTTGCAGCTGGTTGATAAAGTGACCTTAAATAAAGGAGTGATGACAGTTACGGCATCGCCGACGCCAGTTGCGGCATCTGTACCGAAACAGGAAACCACAGTTGAACCTGCTCAAATGACGGTGAAACCATCATGA
- the tssG gene encoding type VI secretion system baseplate subunit TssG, translating into MHSKQWLQRSSVMEAARTRPEAFGFIQLIRLFRHSVPELKVRHWSDHFHFISSLNLNFPGTEIESLVTENDKWMMTSLMIGLTGIQGVLPYTYTSKIRQVSRKQRQEVQAFLGLFNHTLTAQYVDATLIHNLPVRYELDDENHFLNILHALNGYTGQYHHQEHLDDYFAEFSGLMQGQQNSVHALSTILNSIFKLPVQIKEWIEEKIKLKQEHRTVLGSAGHFQLGQNTFCGEHIHQMGGKIEIQIGPLDRAQYLEFLPGKKHSDRLKKIINSWCEPTLVVDLRLILDRNAVCTLNLSSENKAGLTQGIFLMPLQKMENSETCYCLAGGDIR; encoded by the coding sequence ATGCATTCAAAGCAATGGTTACAAAGAAGTTCTGTAATGGAAGCTGCAAGGACCAGACCAGAAGCGTTTGGGTTTATCCAGTTGATCAGGTTGTTCAGGCACAGTGTGCCTGAGCTGAAAGTTCGACACTGGTCTGATCATTTTCATTTTATTTCTTCTTTAAACCTGAATTTTCCAGGTACAGAAATTGAGTCCCTGGTAACAGAGAATGACAAATGGATGATGACCAGTCTGATGATTGGTCTGACAGGGATTCAGGGGGTATTGCCTTATACCTATACCAGCAAAATCCGTCAGGTATCCAGGAAGCAGCGTCAGGAGGTACAGGCATTTCTGGGTCTGTTCAATCATACGCTGACGGCACAGTATGTCGATGCGACGCTGATTCATAATCTGCCTGTCCGTTATGAACTGGATGATGAAAATCATTTCCTGAATATTCTGCATGCTTTGAACGGATACACTGGACAGTATCATCATCAAGAGCATCTTGATGATTATTTCGCAGAATTTTCAGGGCTGATGCAAGGTCAGCAAAACTCAGTACATGCGCTGAGCACCATACTGAACAGTATTTTTAAATTGCCTGTACAGATTAAAGAATGGATTGAAGAAAAAATAAAGCTCAAACAGGAACATCGAACCGTGCTGGGAAGTGCGGGACATTTTCAGCTGGGACAGAACACATTCTGTGGGGAACATATTCATCAGATGGGTGGGAAAATTGAGATCCAGATTGGTCCGCTGGATCGAGCGCAATATCTGGAATTTTTACCTGGAAAAAAACATAGCGACAGGCTTAAAAAAATAATAAACAGCTGGTGTGAACCAACCCTTGTGGTGGATTTACGTTTGATTCTAGACAGAAATGCAGTCTGTACATTGAACTTAAGCAGTGAAAATAAAGCAGGACTGACTCAGGGCATTTTTCTGATGCCGCTACAAAAAATGGAAAACAGTGAAACCTGTTACTGCCTGGCAGGAGGAGATATCCGATGA
- the tssF gene encoding type VI secretion system baseplate subunit TssF — MMDDLLPYYEKQLQEFSQQARVFAKKYPALAQRLALNQEQVDDPHIERLIQAFSLIAARIDKKLADSYDIFTHALFEVMFPQYLRHFPACTVVSFENSDRLKQLTDAHCIPRSTVLKSKHIKGVSCEFSTTSDIKLLPLQLKEVRFSSSSSQIHLKNNAVLSLEFRLFQPLSFFRQCTDLPIYLDAMSDVPLQLLDSIFKEKTSFCLRADNFFQEITNPFRLKGFDEDDSLLPLDEHTHHAYRLLTEYFCFPEKFNFLNLNLAVLNRLGAECTAFSLEIHLNLNLSDQTLVQHYAGLSCANFKLFCTPAINLFEKQAEPQKLNHQQLEYPLITDARHPENYQVYSVVEMNVQREKNSRELVHYRVYPFFAMSHYYGTDDQFFYALNMVTAQGQDTDPRYSLISRKLEPGSIRADIVSTRLLCSNRNLPAEHIKQSNTTLSLNDQTVIRKASVLLQPNKVYGFKQSKHEQWRIISHLSLNSLALMKGDALNQMKELLTLYDLAGGNENQVLVQAIKDISFEQTHRMMKSAPYPLYVRGILATLKVDSTAFKGRSLYIFSHLIGRIFSLKVQVNSFVNLKVMDINTEQELYQCIQSNGYKEVL; from the coding sequence CTGATGGATGATTTACTCCCTTATTATGAAAAACAGTTGCAGGAATTCAGTCAGCAGGCAAGAGTATTTGCTAAAAAATACCCTGCACTGGCACAGCGCCTGGCTCTGAATCAGGAGCAGGTGGATGACCCGCATATTGAGCGTCTGATTCAGGCATTTTCCTTGATAGCCGCGCGTATTGATAAAAAACTGGCTGACAGTTACGACATTTTTACTCATGCTTTATTTGAAGTCATGTTTCCACAGTATCTCCGACACTTTCCTGCCTGTACAGTGGTCAGTTTTGAGAATTCGGATCGTCTGAAACAATTGACGGATGCTCATTGTATTCCCCGCTCAACGGTATTGAAGTCCAAACATATAAAAGGGGTTTCCTGTGAATTCTCCACAACATCAGATATAAAACTGTTGCCATTGCAGTTAAAGGAAGTCCGTTTCAGCTCTTCATCATCACAGATTCATCTTAAAAATAATGCAGTGTTATCACTGGAGTTCAGATTATTTCAACCGCTTTCATTTTTCAGGCAGTGTACAGATTTACCGATTTATCTGGATGCGATGTCGGATGTACCTTTACAGTTGCTTGACAGTATTTTTAAAGAGAAAACTTCGTTCTGTTTAAGAGCGGACAATTTTTTTCAGGAAATTACAAACCCTTTTCGGCTCAAAGGATTTGATGAAGATGACAGCCTGTTGCCATTGGATGAGCATACGCATCATGCATACCGTTTGCTGACGGAATATTTTTGTTTTCCTGAAAAATTCAATTTTTTAAACTTGAACCTAGCTGTTTTGAACAGACTTGGGGCTGAATGCACGGCATTCAGCCTGGAAATTCATCTGAATCTTAATCTCAGTGATCAGACTCTTGTGCAGCATTATGCAGGCTTAAGCTGTGCGAATTTTAAATTATTCTGTACGCCAGCAATTAACCTGTTTGAGAAGCAGGCTGAACCACAGAAACTGAACCATCAGCAACTGGAATATCCATTAATTACGGATGCTCGTCATCCTGAAAATTATCAGGTTTATTCAGTTGTGGAAATGAATGTTCAGCGTGAAAAAAACAGCAGAGAACTTGTTCACTATCGGGTTTATCCATTTTTTGCGATGAGTCATTATTATGGGACAGATGATCAGTTTTTTTATGCACTGAATATGGTTACGGCTCAGGGACAGGATACCGATCCCCGTTATTCTCTTATCAGCCGAAAACTTGAACCAGGCAGTATTCGTGCAGATATCGTCAGCACACGGTTGTTGTGTTCCAATCGAAACTTACCGGCTGAACATATCAAACAATCCAATACCACACTTTCATTAAATGATCAGACTGTGATCAGAAAAGCATCTGTGCTCCTGCAGCCCAACAAAGTGTATGGCTTTAAACAGAGCAAACATGAGCAGTGGCGCATTATTTCACACCTTTCACTGAATTCTCTTGCATTGATGAAAGGGGATGCTCTGAATCAGATGAAAGAACTGCTGACTTTATATGATTTAGCAGGAGGTAATGAAAATCAGGTACTGGTGCAGGCAATCAAGGACATCAGTTTTGAACAGACACATCGTATGATGAAGTCTGCACCCTATCCTTTATATGTCCGTGGGATTCTGGCAACCCTTAAGGTGGATTCCACTGCTTTTAAGGGGCGCAGTCTTTATATATTTAGTCATTTGATCGGTCGGATTTTCAGTCTGAAAGTTCAGGTGAACAGTTTTGTAAATTTGAAAGTGATGGATATCAATACAGAACAGGAGCTATACCAATGCATTCAAAGCAATGGTTACAAAGAAGTTCTGTAA